The Castanea sativa cultivar Marrone di Chiusa Pesio chromosome 4, ASM4071231v1 sequence ttCTCCTGCAATTATGGACAAAAAGTGAAATATCAGTGATTCCAAAAAATTAGTGATATGGGGTTTTATGTAAAACATCGACAGAAGGGGGGAAACAAAATACTAAGAACTCACTGGGCCAGTAAAATCCAGAAGACGGGTACAATACACCTCTGCCTCCTCAAATCTCTTCTGGGTTTTATAGTACGTagcaagataaagcaaagcTTCTACCATATTTGGTCCTTCCCTTTCTTCAGCTTCCATCCTCTCCAAATCCTTCTTGTAGTAAAATGCTGCCTCTTCAGGACGCCCGAGTTCATATTGCAACTTTGCTAGTTGGTGCAGGGCAATTGCTTCCCTGTCATTACAATTTGCTGCCCTTCTGTAACACTTAATTGCCTCCTCAAGTATGCGAAGTTGATCAGTTTCATAACAATGAGCCATTGAGATCCACAACCGAGAATCATTTGGCTGCAAGAATACGGATTTTCGGAAGTAATGTAGGGCATAGAATGGCATGCCCATCATCTCATAAGCTTGTCCTAGTCCATACCATGCTCGATAATCACACGGATTTATATCTATAGCCTGTCGATAGGCGTCCACAGCAGCTGGAGTATTTTTCATCTCAATATACTCATGACCCATAAGTGTCCAAGCAGACAGataatttttgttcaatttgagTGCCCTCCTAAAATACATAACTGACTTCTCATGCTGCCCCTTTAAACTATAGTAATTGCCAATAATGCAACAAGATTCAGGCCTGTATTTATCAGTCATAAATACCCTATGGGCAAGGTAACTCAGGGCAGAAGAACACTCATTTGCATAGAGCACATTGGAATACATATCCATGTCTTCGACTCGGTAAGGATCATTTCTTAGAAGTTCTTCAAATATTGTTTCAACTTGTTGAAATTCCCTCAAACTGTACTGGGCTTTTGCAATTTGAGCCTGGATGTAATTACTATAACCAAAAGTTCCCTGTAGATATTCATATTTTGCTAAAGATTCGCTGTGCATCCTAATTTCTTGGTAAGCGCTGGCAAGAAAGAAGTCCTTCATCCAATGGTTGTTGAGATCGAGGCTGTTCAAGGTGTCAATTGTAGTGCACAAAGACTGCAGCTCTGACCATGCATTCCAGTTCCAAGGGTAGCTATTCAAAGACTCAACAAGAACTGTACGAGCAACATTCTCGCTGCCTTTCTCTTTGAGAACAAGACCATACAAGTACAATCCAAATGGACCAATCGAGCCATTCTTGCGTAGTGTTGATAACTCGCGCTCCAACGAGACCAGTTCGCGGTTCACAGAATCACTCTTACCTAAGGGTCCCTCAAGTTCTATCACCTCTTCTTCTTTCCGCTTTTCCCCAGCCTCAATGAAACAATGAGAATAAGAgtatttatacatataaaactTCTGAGAAAAAACAAAGATCTAATAGACCATATATCCTTGAAAATCAACAGGTATCATGCCATTTGCTAGAGTTACTTCTagttatttttactattttatattaaCATGCTAACATAGAACAATAAATAGAAGTAGCTCTAACGCCATTCATAACAGATCAACAATTTATTGTAGGAAAATAACGAACTGTACAACCCCTTACTATCTCACAAATACCATGAGATTCTTTAAATTTCATACAATTTGGGTGGGCATGAGAAATTATGCATAAGCTAGTGATCAAATTTTATGCATAAGCATTTTCAGTCTTTGTTGCAGCCATTGCAAAACCGTAGGCAGTTAGCCCAAAATTCAAACCTGAAAAAGGGATAACATACCTAAATCAAACATTGAAGCAAGTCTCATGTCTGGCCACCATTTCTCATCTAAACAAAACCCCATTATaccatgcttctttttggttctGGGTATTAAGTCCAATAATTGCATAGTTGATACTTTTTGTAGCACCAACCACTAACCTTGTGTATTAATGACTCAACTCCATTGACGACAACTTTACATGCTGCCACCCAAATAAAAAGGGAAGATTTAGAAAAGGCTTCAAAATAAGAATTCTAAAGACTATCATCCTGAACCAACTAGTGTTTTCCCTAAATCCTACCAAATTGAATCTCTTATCCATTTATTTCCTACAATCAATAAAGAACTCAATGAGGAAAAAAAGTCTCATTCCAAATGCATCAAAACCCACCATCATATAATATCCAATCTAAAACAGAACGAACAATATAAGTTATACAGTAGAGGAGAAAGCAACAAACCAGATAAAGAGCATAACAACGCAAGAACACAGATttcttcccagtttggtcccgTAGCACATGAGCAGCCCTCCTGTACTCTCGGCAGTCAAAGTAAGACTTAGCCAGAAGGTAAAAGTCACCATCCACAGCATCATCCTCCTCCATCACAGGAGTGGACACGTACGACACACCAGCAATGGGTGTTGAAGTGATCTCATTCATGCGGAATCTCCTGCGAATGCTTGAGCTTCCCCACTGGAATCTGGTGTTTGAAGGCGTGAAGTTTGCCGGGTCTTGCTCGATACCCGTCAACTGTTCTGCTGCCCTGCATTACCATAGACCcaacaaatcaaaataaaattaaacaaatatttgatgattaaaacaaggaaaaaaaaaacaaatggggTAGCAAAATAGCAATATATTTTCACTTTCCCATTTtctgaaaattaaaaagcaggactataattttgaaaaaaaaaacaaggtttttacttttttacatcaattttgacaaggaaaaagaaaaatatgcactTGGGTTAGTTAAATTAGAGATTCTGGATAGGGTTTTACATTATGACTATTCGTTTTCCTATTGATCAAGTTGCTTAGTTACCAAATGGAGCATAAAGACAGTAACTATAACACTAATTAGATACACAAACACCAGAATTCAAACAAAAGAACATTAATCCATATGAAAAAACAAGCATATGAAGTAAGTGCTTTCAGAACAGAAGCAGCAAAagcacttttcaaaaaaataataagtccaTAGATGGAGAGAGAAATTgcggtttagggttttagggtttggaGTTAGAAATGATTACCATTTGGAAGCAGTGTAAAGGCAACGATCACTGAGCTGACGAATCGCAATGCGGAGCTCACTTCTACAACTCTCTTTTGAattcatatctctctctctctctctctctctctctgcaaagCTTAATTGCTTGTGGTTTTGTTCATTCAAaaaccaaaccacaaaaataaaaacctttcaTCTAACGTGCGCCGTTTTCCGCGCCCAGGTTTTTGAAAGTATATGGTAGCCGAGGGCCTGACCTGTTTTGTGGGTCTTTCACGCTCTACTCTTTAGTCTTTAGTGGTGGGCTGGGCCGAGTAGAGTTATAAATGATCCAagttaattatgaaaaaacttaaatccaagtttaagtttttttttttttttttttttgagaaagtttaagtttttgttcacttgtttaacaaaaaaattaaggtttaaTCTCAACATTATAATGTATTTGTGAATGCGCAGCTcgatttaattatatataatattatatttttggtaaattcCAACTAACTATCTTGAGGTTTGGGGGCTAATACCAAATATATCCAAGACAATTGAAAAATAACCAAATGGGTCCTTAAACACAAATGGCTTCTTCCTAAAAcatatttatacttttttatttcctagactacttgttcatgtttatttaagtttaaagTCCAATTTTATGCTTGCTATTAAAACGAGTCAACCTCAACATTATAATGCATTTGTGAACAAATCAACAAACGTGAGGCtgattcaattatatataatgttatatttatatatacatacatgtttaaaattatatttatatagacttttgattgaattatataaatttgaaaacaGGTTTGTAAGATATTAAATTGTTATGAATTTGCAGATTATTCATTTGTTTATGAACAGGTACAAAACTTTATCAGGGTTTGAacatataatgaaaaaaatgaattaaatgtTTTACTTTTAGCATACAATAAATGAATTAAGTAAATTGTGAACAACCCCAAGTTTGTTTGAAAGAAAACGAACAAAGTTTGAACATATGAGACAAAGATTGGCTCCAACGCACGTAAGCATTGGACCCATTGAAAAATTGacttaacaaatattttatatgtgtCAACATCTCAACGAGTCTAGTGCACAAAACCTAAGCCAGTTCACGAACATGATTTCATAATAAGTTATACCTAAGCTTTTAATACTTCGAGTATGAGTCTGCTCGGCCTACTATAGCCATATATAACGAGAGTGATAAAGGCCCAAAACTAGTTGGAGCCCAACTAGACAATAACGGTAATGAAAAACTTGTAGTAGGTTGAAAGACTGAAAGTCGAAAATGTTCACTCAGCTTCAAAGAGCTCCTTCTCCACTATCCCATCTCAAAACCCACCCTCCAAAACCTCTATATTTACTTCCACGCCACTCTCTCACCACCACACCACCGCCGCCACAAGACGCCGCGACATTAGCTAAACTCATCCTCAGCTCcgacccaaaaaccctaacccaaacCCTCCAAGACCCTCAAATCCAATGGACCCAA is a genomic window containing:
- the LOC142630751 gene encoding anaphase-promoting complex subunit 8-like; the protein is MNSKESCRSELRIAIRQLSDRCLYTASKWAAEQLTGIEQDPANFTPSNTRFQWGSSSIRRRFRMNEITSTPIAGVSYVSTPVMEEDDAVDGDFYLLAKSYFDCREYRRAAHVLRDQTGKKSVFLRCYALYLAGEKRKEEEVIELEGPLGKSDSVNRELVSLERELSTLRKNGSIGPFGLYLYGLVLKEKGSENVARTVLVESLNSYPWNWNAWSELQSLCTTIDTLNSLDLNNHWMKDFFLASAYQEIRMHSESLAKYEYLQGTFGYSNYIQAQIAKAQYSLREFQQVETIFEELLRNDPYRVEDMDMYSNVLYANECSSALSYLAHRVFMTDKYRPESCCIIGNYYSLKGQHEKSVMYFRRALKLNKNYLSAWTLMGHEYIEMKNTPAAVDAYRQAIDINPCDYRAWYGLGQAYEMMGMPFYALHYFRKSVFLQPNDSRLWISMAHCYETDQLRILEEAIKCYRRAANCNDREAIALHQLAKLQYELGRPEEAAFYYKKDLERMEAEEREGPNMVEALLYLATYYKTQKRFEEAEVYCTRLLDFTGPEKETAKSLLRGMRTTQSGFSSMNVEHFSP